A section of the Ranitomeya imitator isolate aRanImi1 chromosome 7, aRanImi1.pri, whole genome shotgun sequence genome encodes:
- the PAM16 gene encoding mitochondrial import inner membrane translocase subunit TIM16, translating into MAKYLAQILVMGAQVVGRAFTRALRQEFAASRAAAEARGGRAGKESAAASSLSGISLQEAQQILNVSKLEPEEIQTKYDHLFKVNDKAAGGSFYLQSKVVRAKERLDQELQIQKNTTDSGEESKTT; encoded by the exons ATG GCGAAGTATTTGGCTCAGATCCTGGTGATGGGGGCGCAGGTGGTGGGCCGGGCATTCACACGGGCCCTGCGGCAGGAGTTTGCTG CAAGCAGAGCAGCCGCAGAGGCGAGGGGGGGACGCGCAGGAAAAGAGTCTGCAGCAGCCAGCAGCTTGTCAGGAATAAGCCTGCAGGAGGCGCAGCAGATCCTGAATGTCTCCAAACTGGAACCCGAAGAGATCCAGACG AAATACGACCATCTTTTCAAAGTGAATGACAAGGCAGCAGGAGGATCCTTCTACTTACAGTCAAAA GTCGTTCGAGCCAAAGAGAGACTGGATCAGGAATTACAGATCCAAAAAAACACGACCGACTCGGGAGAGGAGTCCAAGACTACGTGA